Sequence from the Clostridium saccharobutylicum DSM 13864 genome:
TCTAAATAAATCAACATCATAATGAACATTGATCGCCATATCATTTTCTTGTTCTTTTATCTCCCAATCTATAATAGATTCATTTTCTGGTTTTTTATTAGAATTTATACTAAAAGTTGTTTGAAATAAAGTTTTATAAATTTCATCTTTTACTATTTCTTCAGGAATAAAAATATACTTAGAGGCATTATTTAATTTTTCTTTTACTAACAATAAAAGATCTTTAAATGTCTTAATATTTTCGATTGAAATACGGATTGGATAAGCAGTATTATCAATATTAACTTCTATTAAAATATCTTTTTCATTTGATAATCTAGCAATCCATGCAAAATATGCAGCAATCATAATTGCTTGTACATTAAATTCAGAATTAAATTTTGTTAATCCATCTTTCAAGTTTTTATCTAAAATAATAGTCTTACTTAATTTTTTTGAATATTTTTTATTATGTTGAGGAAAATCTATTGGAACATTTATTATTGGTAAAGGCTCAGATAGTTCTTGTAACCAATAGTTTTTTTCTTCAATTGATAATCTTTCTTGTAAAAAAAATTGAGTATCCATAAATATTCTCCTTTGTATATCTATATATAAAATTCTATATTTGGAATTGACTAATAAGTTCTTGTAATTCTTCAGATACAAGATTTAATTGTTTAGATGCATCTACAATATAGCTTATTGAATGCTGTTGAGATTCAACTCTATTTGTAATATTATCAAATGTTGAAGAAATTACTCTAGCGCCAGATGTTAAATCACCTATTGTAGCTGTCATTTCTTCAGTTGTAGTAGAAATTTGTTGTGAAGAATCAGAAACATTTTGCGTTTGTGAAGCAACTTCTTTTGTCGTGTTTTGAATTTCTGAAAATAAATTATCTGTTTGTTCTGCAATTTTAATACCAAATTCAACTTCTTTGTTACCTTTATTCATAGAATCAACTGCATTTATAATTTCAGTTTGAATAACTTGAACAAGTTTAACAATTTTTTCCGCAGAATGTTTTGATTGATCTGCTAATTTGCGGATTTCATCTGCTACAACAGCAAAACCACTACCGTATTCTCCTGCTCTAGCGGCTTCAATTGCAGCATTTAAAGCAAGAAGATCAGTTTGATTTGAGATTTGAGTGATAACTTCCATAATTATACTGATTTCTTTAGAGTGTTCATTTAAAGTTTTGATAGCAGAAGCGGTATTTTCCATAGCATTTGAAATAAGGCTCATTTGTTCTACTACATTTTTCATAGAATTATTACCAGATAAAGATTTATTCTCCATGTTAATTACAGAAGAAGAAACATTATAAGCATTATTGGCAATTATATGTACGCCTTCTGCAATTTCAGTCATTGCATGTGCACTTTCAACCATAGAATGCTCCTGAGTTTTAATACCAGAGTCTATTTGCTGAATGTCTTTGGTAATTTTAGTTGAATGTTCGCTATTTTTTTCAGCAACAACTAATAGTTCCTTAGAGAATTCATCGATGTTATAAGAAGTTTCTTTAATTTTTAAAATTATTTCTTTAATTTGAGTAGTCATTGCATTAAATTTAGTATTCACAATTCCTAATTCATCAGTTCCAGTTTGTAGTTTGACATCAAAGTTACCATTGCT
This genomic interval carries:
- a CDS encoding methyl-accepting chemotaxis protein, with the protein product MQSKILLETLRNQTSQITQNWANQLNPDDVEKAKEAKDYDDPSQKKLTEFFDLLSKYNPNVAQGYIYGTELQDGNKTSVIAFPSHVIKAFKEAGLKVGDMYEQPTEIVNSIQSMLKNKEITFTNVYKDDYGTWISILYPITDKNGNISSYFAADVDANMIVNGRKEIIIYGGIAIVVFLVLVLTIQSIFIKKTLFPLKELVKGIDKLSNGNFDVKLQTGTDELGIVNTKFNAMTTQIKEIILKIKETSYNIDEFSKELLVVAEKNSEHSTKITKDIQQIDSGIKTQEHSMVESAHAMTEIAEGVHIIANNAYNVSSSVINMENKSLSGNNSMKNVVEQMSLISNAMENTASAIKTLNEHSKEISIIMEVITQISNQTDLLALNAAIEAARAGEYGSGFAVVADEIRKLADQSKHSAEKIVKLVQVIQTEIINAVDSMNKGNKEVEFGIKIAEQTDNLFSEIQNTTKEVASQTQNVSDSSQQISTTTEEMTATIGDLTSGARVISSTFDNITNRVESQQHSISYIVDASKQLNLVSEELQELISQFQI